A portion of the Citrobacter rodentium NBRC 105723 = DSM 16636 genome contains these proteins:
- a CDS encoding OmpA family protein encodes MSVVNDLWLGHRDGEKMVKSEKFFCRLIGIDTLISFDGIIPSAADFQLRLISLIEQFNKALQEENQTAEESEALCRLLCGYFDKRLMLNQKDNALSWGRYALMHYFYGYTQSQADDDITSLLADLLRSDSNLIFRYARKLLTLLKQVEGQTDALTSLRTACAPRTRLMRMEAVPEPETGCVDTPATSPRLMVLIIGPFAQKWFHQANLSTSDNGHIVWMVAEQSTTLASRLAHAQVTHPPMATVALFPVLVEGVENSALLTEQLMSWQYLFSSIRLNGRLPCIPAFYTRLSQQRHSHDPNRAIWTSSLTPPPHGQLTLESCFHNLVDKLNARDDGQDLYAIQRYALGSTFIAWLAESRLMGVVQSLFKNTPLDLAGVMLADSGQGFTRHGAWSQWLEERYGILPALSASIVMPPLPPLPLPPLADPETTWPAPVSLVKPGPRRRSALPAIIALLLLLACLAGGVYSSVRHNIGEIREQIRQFSPLRKNVAADDASLFPLADTVPLFANGSSNLMPDSEKTLLTIVPVIRRSPEKTFLIIGHSDSTGSAATNMALSAARAQVIKEWLVAHTGLPAGQFITEGAGDTRPIANNDTKEGRAQNRRVEIIPLPR; translated from the coding sequence ATGTCCGTGGTCAATGACCTCTGGCTGGGGCACCGTGACGGAGAAAAGATGGTGAAAAGTGAAAAATTTTTCTGCCGACTGATCGGCATTGATACCCTGATATCCTTCGACGGCATCATTCCTTCAGCGGCGGATTTTCAGCTCAGGCTTATTTCGCTCATCGAGCAGTTTAATAAAGCCTTGCAGGAAGAGAACCAGACCGCCGAAGAGAGCGAGGCGTTGTGCAGGCTGTTATGCGGTTATTTTGATAAGCGACTGATGTTAAACCAGAAAGATAACGCCCTCTCCTGGGGACGTTATGCGTTAATGCATTACTTCTATGGCTACACCCAAAGCCAGGCCGATGACGATATTACCTCACTGCTTGCCGACCTGCTTCGTTCCGACAGCAACCTGATTTTCCGCTATGCCAGAAAGCTGCTTACTCTGCTGAAACAGGTCGAAGGACAAACCGACGCGCTGACGTCGCTGCGCACCGCCTGCGCGCCGCGTACCCGGCTGATGCGCATGGAAGCGGTCCCTGAACCGGAAACAGGCTGCGTAGATACGCCTGCGACCTCTCCCCGGCTGATGGTGCTGATTATTGGCCCCTTCGCCCAAAAATGGTTTCACCAGGCCAATCTGTCGACCAGCGATAACGGACACATTGTCTGGATGGTAGCCGAACAGTCGACCACGCTCGCCAGTCGGCTTGCGCATGCGCAAGTGACGCACCCGCCAATGGCGACGGTGGCCCTGTTTCCCGTGCTTGTCGAAGGTGTGGAAAACAGCGCCCTGCTGACAGAACAGTTGATGTCCTGGCAGTACCTCTTCAGCTCCATACGGCTTAACGGGCGGTTGCCCTGCATACCGGCTTTTTATACCCGACTGAGCCAGCAACGCCATTCGCACGATCCCAACCGGGCGATCTGGACCAGCTCTCTGACGCCGCCGCCGCACGGTCAGCTGACGCTGGAGTCGTGTTTCCACAACCTGGTGGACAAGCTTAATGCCCGCGATGACGGCCAGGATCTGTACGCCATACAACGGTATGCGCTCGGCAGTACTTTTATCGCCTGGCTTGCCGAAAGTCGGCTGATGGGCGTCGTGCAGTCCTTGTTTAAAAACACCCCGCTCGATCTCGCTGGCGTTATGCTTGCTGACTCTGGTCAGGGTTTTACCCGTCACGGCGCCTGGTCGCAGTGGCTGGAGGAAAGGTACGGCATCCTGCCTGCGCTTTCCGCCTCGATTGTCATGCCGCCGTTACCTCCGTTGCCCTTACCGCCGCTAGCGGACCCCGAGACCACATGGCCAGCGCCCGTGTCTCTCGTTAAGCCAGGGCCGCGCCGTCGTTCTGCGCTACCCGCCATTATCGCGCTGTTGTTACTGTTAGCCTGTCTGGCTGGCGGCGTTTACTCCTCTGTCCGGCATAACATCGGCGAAATACGCGAGCAGATAAGGCAATTTTCTCCGTTACGGAAAAACGTTGCCGCAGACGACGCATCACTCTTCCCCCTGGCGGATACCGTGCCGCTGTTTGCGAACGGCAGCAGCAATCTCATGCCCGACAGCGAAAAAACCCTGCTCACTATCGTGCCGGTCATTCGCCGCTCGCCAGAAAAAACGTTCCTGATTATTGGTCATTCCGACAGTACCGGCTCTGCCGCGACGAACATGGCGCTCTCTGCCGCGCGCGCGCAGGTCATTAAAGAGTGGCTGGTGGCGCATACGGGACTCCCCGCCGGACAGTTCATTACCGAAGGCGCTGGCGACACCCGACCGATCGCCAATAACGACACCAAAGAAGGGAGAGCGCAAAACCGCCGCGTTGAGATTATTCCCTTACCCCGATAA
- a CDS encoding GlcNAc-transferase family protein → MDATATIFISIASYRDPELIPTLQDMLRHAAHPENLHLSVCWQDDEKLSLFEQCGMTPEGSRIVAGQKVFAFRYRQARIDIISVHYYASQGACWARSMAETLFEQEAYFLQIDSHCRFIPGWDDEMVAMLRQLQQKSARPILSAYPPPYCPGEEEEASKKHYVSRLILREFNPQGIPMLTSTPFTATGPVRGSYLAGGFIFTHGDFVSTVPNDPQIFFAGEEIAMAVRAFTHGYDIYHPHKPLLWHFYQRKAHSKVWGDHSNEAKAQGAVDKAWWERDNISKKRVRTILGLETADAASLAPYGTGSARSLRAFEYQAGICLQKGTVLPEVMSAEKINFFPTPPDDHAQWLARQYVWYKKNLTLEPAVWRADDGEAGNLHLGVYNPQNMLLYKRTLDARELQVLHTTSPDGNLNLSLEFKTANAAQPAVVRICPWSMTSGWGTVTEKRW, encoded by the coding sequence ATGGACGCCACAGCGACAATTTTTATCAGCATCGCCAGCTATCGCGACCCGGAGCTCATCCCAACGCTACAGGATATGCTGCGCCATGCCGCTCACCCGGAGAATCTGCATCTCTCCGTTTGCTGGCAGGACGACGAAAAGCTGTCGCTGTTTGAACAATGCGGCATGACCCCGGAAGGCAGTCGCATCGTTGCGGGCCAGAAGGTATTTGCCTTTCGCTACCGTCAGGCCAGAATTGACATTATCAGCGTTCATTATTACGCCAGCCAGGGCGCCTGCTGGGCGCGCAGCATGGCGGAAACGCTGTTTGAACAGGAAGCCTATTTCCTGCAAATCGATTCCCACTGCCGTTTTATTCCCGGCTGGGATGACGAAATGGTTGCCATGCTGCGCCAGTTACAGCAGAAAAGCGCGCGGCCCATTCTCTCCGCCTATCCGCCGCCTTATTGCCCCGGCGAAGAGGAAGAGGCCAGCAAAAAGCACTATGTCAGCCGCCTGATACTTCGCGAATTTAATCCGCAGGGTATTCCCATGTTGACCTCCACGCCTTTTACGGCGACCGGGCCAGTGCGGGGAAGCTATCTCGCGGGCGGGTTTATCTTTACGCACGGCGATTTCGTCAGCACCGTGCCTAACGATCCGCAGATTTTTTTCGCCGGTGAAGAGATAGCCATGGCGGTGCGCGCCTTCACCCACGGTTATGACATTTATCATCCGCACAAGCCGCTGCTCTGGCATTTCTATCAGCGTAAAGCGCACAGCAAAGTCTGGGGCGATCACTCAAACGAGGCCAAAGCGCAAGGCGCGGTGGATAAAGCCTGGTGGGAAAGAGACAACATCTCGAAAAAACGCGTCCGGACCATACTGGGGCTGGAAACAGCGGACGCCGCAAGCCTGGCGCCTTACGGCACGGGCTCTGCGCGTTCTCTGCGAGCGTTTGAGTATCAGGCCGGAATTTGTCTGCAAAAGGGCACCGTACTGCCGGAGGTCATGAGCGCGGAGAAGATCAATTTTTTCCCGACGCCACCCGATGACCACGCGCAATGGCTTGCCCGCCAGTACGTCTGGTACAAAAAAAACCTCACGCTGGAGCCCGCTGTCTGGCGCGCTGACGATGGAGAAGCGGGGAACCTGCACCTTGGCGTTTATAACCCGCAAAACATGCTGCTCTATAAACGCACGCTTGACGCCCGGGAGCTGCAAGTCCTGCACACCACATCCCCGGATGGCAACCTCAACCTCTCTCTTGAATTTAAAACCGCCAACGCCGCACAGCCTGCTGTCGTGCGGATATGTCCGTGGTCAATGACCTCTGGCTGGGGCACCGTGACGGAGAAAAGATGGTGA